ATGACAGCCTCGGTCTCGATGACCCTGGTGGCCGCGACCTGCTGCGCGGCGAGCTCGGCATACAGCCCGCCGCGGGCGAGGAGCTCGGCATGCGTGCCCGATTCGACGATCTCCCCCGCTTCGAGGACATGGATGACGTCGGCGCCGATCACGGTCGACAGCCGATGCGCGATGGTCAGCGTCGTGCGCCCCTTGGCCGCCTCGTCGAGGGCCTCCTGCACGACACGCTCTGACACGGTGTCGAGAGCAGAGGTGGCCTCGTCGAGCAGGAGCACCGGCGGGTCCTTCAACAGCACCCTGGCGATCGCGATCCGCTGTTTCTCGCCACCCGAGAGGCGGTAGCCGCGCTCTCCGACGATCGTGTCGTAGCCGTCCTCGAATCCGGCGATGATGTGGTGGATGTTCGCCGCCGTGCATGCGGCGATCAGCTCGTCCTCCGTTGCGCCCGGACGCGCGTACAGCAGGTTCTCGCGGATCGTCGCGTGGAAGAGGTACGTCTCCTGCGAGACGATGCCGACCTGGTCGATGATCGACTCCTGAGTCAGTGTGCGCACGTCCGCACCGGCGAAGAGCACCGCGCCGCCGTGCGCCTCGTACAGCCGCGGGGCGAGGTAGAGGACGGTCGTCTTGCCGGCGCCCGAGGGTCCGACGAAGGCGACGTGCTGACCGGGCTCCGCCACGAACGAGACGCCCTGCAGAGTGGGACGTGCGTCAGCCGCCGCATCGGGATACCGGAACACCACATCGGCGAACTCGATGCGCCCGAGCGGGCCGGGAGCCTCAGCGACGGTGATCGCGTCCGGCGCGTCCTGGATCTCGGGCACGAGGTCGAGGTACTCGAAGATGCGCGCGAACAGTGCGGACGAGGTCTGCAGGTCGAGCGAGACACGCATGAGGCCCATCAGCGGCTGCAGCAGGCGAGCCTGCACGGTGGTGAACGCGACGACGGTCCCGGCGGTGATCGCTCCCGTGCCTCCGGCGATCAGGTAGCCGGACACGAGGTAGATCACGGCAGGCACGCTGGCCATCAGCACCTGGACGACCGCGAAGAATCCCTGACCGCTCATGGCCCGACGCACCTGGAGGGTCACCTGGTTGCGGTTCTCGGCCTGATAGCGCTGCGACTCGGTGCGCTGCCGGTTGAACGCCTTGGAGAGCAGCATCCCCGACACGCTCAGCGTCTCCTGCGTGATGGAGGTGAGCTCGGACAGCGACTCCTGCGTCTCGCCGGCGATCCGCGCCCGCACCTGTCCGACCTTGCGCTGCACCACGATGAGGAACGGCATGAGGAACACGGCGATCAGAGTCAGCCGCCAGTCGATCAGGATCATCGCGACGAGCGAGGCGATGACGGTGACGACGTTGCCGAGGATGCTGGTGACCGTGTTCGTCAGCACGCCGGAGACCCCGCCGACGTCGTTCTGCAGCCGCGATTGGATGACGCCGGTCTTGGTCCGCGTGAAGAAGCCGAGCTCCATCGCCTGCAGATGCTCGAACAGCCGGACCCGGAGGTCGCCCGTGACGCTGTTGCCGACGGTCGAGGTCAACCACGTCTGCGCGACTCCGAGCACCGCCGAGAAGAGGAAGAGGCCGACCATCGCCGAGACCAGCCAGAGCAGCAGCTGCAACTGCGGACCTCCGCCGTCGACCGGGAAGAGGGCGTCGTCGAAGATGCGCTGGACGATCAGCGGCGGGATGACCGCGATGCCCGCGCCGATCACGACGAGCACCCCCGTCCAGAAGATGCGCCAGCGGTAGGGGCGGAACAGGGAGACGACCCTCGAACCGAGTCCGGTGATCCGCGGCGCCTCGGCGTTGAGCCGTCGCTGCGCGTTCTCGTCCACGCCGCGGAATCCGCCGCGCCCGCCCACCATGCTCATGTCGCCAGCGTAGTCACCGCAGCAGACAAGGGATCCGGACCTCGACCCTGACCGTCCGCTGTGAGCGGATTCGGTGGGATCCGGAATGAAATGTCCGGACCCGCCGTTACGCTGAATGGTCCCCGCGCACTCGCGCAGTTCCTCCCTCTTCCGCGCCTAGGAGGCCGTATGTCCGCTGTCGACACCGGTTCGATCGCCACGCCCCCGGCCGCTGCCGCTCAGGGCGGTGAGATCGCACGCAGCGACATGCGTGTGATCTGGCTCCTGCTCGTCGCCGCATTCGTCGCCATCCTCAACGAGACGACGATGGGGATCGCGATCCCGCATCTCAACGTGGATCTCGGCATCCCGCCCGAGCTCGGTCAGTGGCTCACCAGCGCGTTCATGCTCACGATGGCCGTCGTCATCCCGACGACCGGGTTCATCCTGCAGCGCTTCACGACGCGTCAGGTCTTCATCGCCGCGATGATCTCGTTCTCGCTCGGCACCCTGGTGGCGCTCGTGGCACCGGGGTTCGAGATCCTGCTGGCCGGCCGCGTCATCCAGGCCGCCGGCACCGGCATCATGATGCCGCTGCTCATGACGACGATCATGAACGTCGTGCCTCCGCAGTCCCGCGGGCGGATGATGGGCCGGGTCGGCCTGGTCATCTCCCTCGCGCCCGCGATCGGCCCGACGCTCGCCGGTGCCGTGCTCGAGACGCTGCACTGGCGCGCCCTGTTCGCGATCATCCTGCCGATCGCCCTGATCTCCCTCTTCATGGGAGCCAAGTGGATGACCAACCTCGGCGAGACCAGGGTCGTCCCCCTCGACGTCCTGTCGATCCCGCTCGCAGCTCTCGGATTCGGTGGGATCGTGTTCGGCCTCAGCCAGTTCGGCGGCGAGGGCGGCTCGGGTGAGACCACCGGCATCATCGCGCTCGTCGTCGGTGCCGTCGCCCTGGCACTGTTCGTGTGGCGTCAGCTGCTGCTGCAGCGCGTCGACGACGCCCTCCTCGACCTGCGCGTGTTCCGCTCGGCCAACTTCACGTTCGCCGTCATCATCATGACGATCCTGGCGCTGTCGATGTTCGGCACGCTGACCCTGCTGCCGCAGTACCTGCAGAACGTCGCGGGCCTCAACGCCCTCGAGTCGGGACTCATCCTGCTGCCGGGCTCGGTGCTGATGGGTCTGCTCGGTCCGGTCATGGGGCGGGTGTACGACGCCCGCGGCACGCGACCGCTGCTGATCCCCGGCACCGTCCTGGTCTCGGCAGCGCTGTTCTACTACTCCACGGTGGGCGAGCACACGGTCTGGTGGGTGCTGATCATCGTCCAGGCCGCGATGTCGGTCGGTCTCGCGATGTCGTTCACCCCGCTGTTCTCCGCGTCGCTCGGGTCCCTGCAGCGTTCGCTCTACTCGCACGGCTCTGCCGTGCTGAACACGCTCCAGCAGGTCGGCGGGGCCGCGGGCGTGGCCGTCCTCACGGTGACGTACTCCGCGATCCTGCATGCGGGCGAGGCGGAAGGCCTGCCGACGGCCGTCGCCGGAGCCCCGGGAGCACGCATGGCCTTCCTCATCGCCGCGATCATCTCGCTCGCGGCCGTCGCGCTGAGCGCGTTCGTCCGCAAGCCGGCAGACGACGCGGGAGCCGTGCACGGCGGTCACTGAGACCGGCGGTCACTGAGACCGGCGGTCACTGAGACCGCCAGAAACACCGCAGCGGCGGCGTCTGATCGCTACTGCGTCTTCGGCGCAGGGAAGTGGCAGACGCCGCCGCTGCAGTATCCGGCGGCGGCATCGTCGAGCAGGTTCAGCGCGCCGGGGAGCTCGTGCAGCACAGCGGATGCATCCTGCTCGGCGGGGTCCTGTGTCGTGGCCATCATCCGATCGTACGCCTGCTGCGCGGGGGTGGCGTCGATTCGCGGATCGGTCGACAGTGCTCGGACAGGTTCCCTCCCGTACGGTGGACGAGTGCTCACACGACTCCTGGCCCGCCTGTTCTGGACCTTCAGCCGCTGGACCCTCACCGCAGAGGCGACCCCCACGCGGCCGACCATCCTGATCGGGGCCCCGCACACCTCCAACTGGGACTTCGTCCTGATGTTGGCCATCGCGTGGCAGCTGCGCATCGACGTGCACTGGCTCGGCAAGAGCAGCCTGTTCCGCGGATGGCGCGGTCCGGTCATGCGGCGCCTCGGCGGCATCCCCGTCGACCGGGCCGACCCTGCGCGGGTGGTGAAGGACGTCGTCGATCAGGTGAACTCGGGCGGCGTGTTCGGCCTGGTCATCACCCCGGATGGCACTCGAGGCGGCAACGAGTACTGGAAGTCCGGTTTCTATCGCATCGCGCGCGAGACCGGGATGCCGGTGACGCTGGGCTTCGTCGACCGCACCACGATGACCACCGGGCTCGGTCCGACCCTCGATCTCACCGGCGATGTGGCCGCCGACATGGACCGCATCCGGGCTTTCTACGCCGACAAGGCCGGGCTGCGCCCCGAACGGCGCACCGTGCCCCGGTTGCGTGAGGAGACCCCGGACGCTTCCTAGTCGTTCGGCGCCTCGTCCGCCTGCTCCAGCTCGGTGCGTGCGAAATCGAGGTCGTCGTCGGAGAGGGTCTCCGCCATCCCCACGACCGCCCCCGTGATCACCCTGATCTCCTCGCGCGCGGACTCTCCGAGATGGGGCGCGGATTCGAGGAGTCCGAGTCGAGCCTCGTCGGAGAGCTCCGACCACCAGTCCCTGATCGGCGGCAGGGTCATCCGTGCACCTCCGCTCTCGCGGGCGCAAGCCGCTGGACAGCATCGATGCCGCCCAGCGAGACTGGAGCCATGGAACCCGAAGATCTCCGCGGGCACGCTGTCGAGCGTGACGATCGCGCCGACGGACGCGATGAGACGCCCAACGAGCGCGCCGATCGCAACTGGGAGGAACTCCTCCAGGAGCTGCGGGTCATGCAGACCGGAACGCAGATCCTCACAGGGTTCCTGCTCGCCGTCGCCTTCACTCCTCGGTTCGAGGACATGGACGAGTTCCAGCGGGACGTGTACGTCGGGCTCGTCGCCCTCGCTGCGCTCGCCACGATCCTGGCACTCGCCCCTGTCGGCATGCACCGCGCCCTGTTCGGCCGGCGGCGCAAGCCGGAGCTCGTGCGTGTGGCCGCACGGATCGTGAAGATCGATCTCGTCGCGATCGCCGCACTCACCATCGGTGTGACGACGCTCATCATCGACTTCACGGTAGACCGGGCTGCGGGACTCATCGCGCTGGTCTCCTCACTCGTGGTCGTCGTGCTGCTCTGGGTGCTTCTCCCCCGCCTCGTCAAACGTGAGGCGGAACGCCGACGGGGCGTCGATCGCGGATGATCGACGCCCCGTGGCGGCGGGTCAGCGTCCGGCCGGGCTGCGGTTCTCCGCGCTGACCATCCAGGCGAACTGCTCGAGGCTCTCGATCACCGCGTGCAGGATGTCGGCGGACGTCGGGTCCTCCTCGTCGACGGCGTCGTGGACCCCTCTGATCGTGCCGACGGCGGCATCCAGACGCTCCGTGATCAGGTCGATCGTGTCGGTGGTCGACACCTCGCCGGCGGGGAAGGCGGGCAACGACGTCGTCTCGGCGATGGTGTCCGTCCGGCCGTCCGGCACGGCATGCAGGGCGCGCATGCGCTCCGCGACCGTGTCGCTGAAGGTGCGCGCGGCCTCGATGATCTCGTCGAGCTGACGGTGGGTGTCGCGGAAGTTGCGGCCGACGACGTTCCAGTGCGCCTGCTTGCCCTGCAGCGACAGCTCGATCAGGTCGACCAGCACGACCTGCAGATTGGCCGCCAGTGTGGGCGACGCGGTGAAGCCCTTCTCGGCGTTCTGTCGCCGCGTCGTCTTCGCGCCGCGCTTCGACGAGCCGGACTTCGGCTTGGGGGTGTCGGACTTCTTGTTCTCAGCCATGGGTTGTCCTCCTGCTCTCTGGCCTGCGACGGTAGCCGCGCGGGGAGGCCGAATCGAGGGGGTTGACACTGCCCGCGGTGACGTCCGATCGTGGCGCAGTGACGAATTCAGAGACACCGACTTCACAGACACCGACTTCACAGACACCGACGACACAGACGACCGGCAGCGGAGCGGAGGTGGTGATCGCCCCGATCACTGAAGCGGATGCCGGTGAGGTCCTCACCCTGCAGCGCGCCGCCTTCGTCTCGGAAGCCCAGATCTACGGCAGCGCAGACATGCCGCCCCTGACGCAGACGCTCGCCGAGGTGGAAGCGGAGCTCCGCTCGAGCACCGGCCTGACCGCCCGCATCGACGGACGACTCGTGGGGGCGATCCGCTACCGCGAGGACGACGGGGTGCTGCTGATCGGTCGGATCGCCATCGCACCGGACACCCAGGGCGAGGGCATCGGGCGCACGCTGCTCGCCGAGGCGGAGCGCTCGTCCACGGCACGCGTGGCCGAGCTCTTCACCGGCAGTCTGAGCGAGGCCAACATCCGGCTGTACGAGGCGTGCGGATACGAGGAGGCCGAGCGGGTGCCCCAGGGCGACGGCACCGATCAGGTCTTCCTGAGAAAACCTCTGCATCAGGTGGGAGACCCCTCCGAACCGCGCGCGTCGGGTTGAAAACGACCCCGCCGGTGCGGAATCGTGGCCCGGACACGTCGCGTCCGCGGCGTGACCGCAACCGGAAGGAGAGTCTCGTGCTCACCCTCACCGACAACGCCACCGCAATCGTCAACACCCTCGTCAGCCGTCAGACCGACGCTGACGACGCCGGCCTCCGCATCCACTCGACGCCGGCTCCCGGACCGGACGGCGGCGCACGCCTCGCCGTCCTCGTCACCCCCGACCCCGAGCCCGCGGATCAGGTCGTCGAGGTGTCCGGCACCCGCCTGTTCCTCGACGAGACGGCAGCGGCCGCCCTCGACGACAAGATCCTGGACGCCGGGGTCGATGACGAGGGCTCGGTGTCCTTCGCCGTGCTGTCGCAGGTCGCCTGACGGCTCGCCCCCAGGATTCACCGGATGCCGCGGCTCGCTGAGCCGCGGCATCCGTGCGTCCGCCGGGAGTGCGCGCGAGTGCGCGCACCCGGCGCTCGCGTAGGTTAGAGGGAGAGCGCGATCGTCGCCGCTCGAGGAGGACCGTTCACCGCATGAAGTTGGCACTGCTCCGTCGGTACGTCGTCCTCGCTGACACGCTGCACTTCCCGCGCGCGGCGAAGGAGCTCGGGATCCCGCTCGCCTCGCTCTACACCTCCCTCGACAAGCTCGAGGCCGAGGTCGGACACACACTCGTCAACCGCGAGGGCACGCCCCGGTTGACCAGTGTCGGGGAGCTGTTCCTCGTCGAGGCGCGCGCGACCGTCGCGGCGGCGCCGCCACCAGCCCCGAAGACCGTCGCCCCGGCCGGCGGCAAGGCCAAGGCATCGAAGGGCAAGGGTCGCGCGCCCATCGTGAAGGGGCAGCCGAAGCCCTACAAGAAGCGTCAGGGACGCTGAGGCTCAGTCTTCCGACACCTGTCCGGCCTCGACGCGCCACCGACGGTCGGTGTGGACGGCGTCGAGCATCCGCCGATCATGCGTGACCAGCAGCAGCGTCCCCGTGTACGACTCGAGGGCCTGCTCCAGCTGCTCGATGGCGGGGAGATCGAGATGGTTCGTGGGTTCGTCGAGCACCAGCAGATTGACGCCGCGGGCCTGCAGGAGCGCGAGCGC
This genomic interval from Microbacterium hydrocarbonoxydans contains the following:
- a CDS encoding 1-acyl-sn-glycerol-3-phosphate acyltransferase is translated as MLTRLLARLFWTFSRWTLTAEATPTRPTILIGAPHTSNWDFVLMLAIAWQLRIDVHWLGKSSLFRGWRGPVMRRLGGIPVDRADPARVVKDVVDQVNSGGVFGLVITPDGTRGGNEYWKSGFYRIARETGMPVTLGFVDRTTMTTGLGPTLDLTGDVAADMDRIRAFYADKAGLRPERRTVPRLREETPDAS
- a CDS encoding DUF6328 family protein; protein product: MEPEDLRGHAVERDDRADGRDETPNERADRNWEELLQELRVMQTGTQILTGFLLAVAFTPRFEDMDEFQRDVYVGLVALAALATILALAPVGMHRALFGRRRKPELVRVAARIVKIDLVAIAALTIGVTTLIIDFTVDRAAGLIALVSSLVVVVLLWVLLPRLVKREAERRRGVDRG
- a CDS encoding Dps family protein — translated: MAENKKSDTPKPKSGSSKRGAKTTRRQNAEKGFTASPTLAANLQVVLVDLIELSLQGKQAHWNVVGRNFRDTHRQLDEIIEAARTFSDTVAERMRALHAVPDGRTDTIAETTSLPAFPAGEVSTTDTIDLITERLDAAVGTIRGVHDAVDEEDPTSADILHAVIESLEQFAWMVSAENRSPAGR
- a CDS encoding GNAT family N-acetyltransferase; amino-acid sequence: MVIAPITEADAGEVLTLQRAAFVSEAQIYGSADMPPLTQTLAEVEAELRSSTGLTARIDGRLVGAIRYREDDGVLLIGRIAIAPDTQGEGIGRTLLAEAERSSTARVAELFTGSLSEANIRLYEACGYEEAERVPQGDGTDQVFLRKPLHQVGDPSEPRASG
- a CDS encoding ABC transporter ATP-binding protein, with product MSMVGGRGGFRGVDENAQRRLNAEAPRITGLGSRVVSLFRPYRWRIFWTGVLVVIGAGIAVIPPLIVQRIFDDALFPVDGGGPQLQLLLWLVSAMVGLFLFSAVLGVAQTWLTSTVGNSVTGDLRVRLFEHLQAMELGFFTRTKTGVIQSRLQNDVGGVSGVLTNTVTSILGNVVTVIASLVAMILIDWRLTLIAVFLMPFLIVVQRKVGQVRARIAGETQESLSELTSITQETLSVSGMLLSKAFNRQRTESQRYQAENRNQVTLQVRRAMSGQGFFAVVQVLMASVPAVIYLVSGYLIAGGTGAITAGTVVAFTTVQARLLQPLMGLMRVSLDLQTSSALFARIFEYLDLVPEIQDAPDAITVAEAPGPLGRIEFADVVFRYPDAAADARPTLQGVSFVAEPGQHVAFVGPSGAGKTTVLYLAPRLYEAHGGAVLFAGADVRTLTQESIIDQVGIVSQETYLFHATIRENLLYARPGATEDELIAACTAANIHHIIAGFEDGYDTIVGERGYRLSGGEKQRIAIARVLLKDPPVLLLDEATSALDTVSERVVQEALDEAAKGRTTLTIAHRLSTVIGADVIHVLEAGEIVESGTHAELLARGGLYAELAAQQVAATRVIETEAVIEEAVTGRVGAALAHRRADQAPEDSAGADAVATLTAPVPLLDAPRTDDRVYPAEP
- a CDS encoding LysR family transcriptional regulator encodes the protein MKLALLRRYVVLADTLHFPRAAKELGIPLASLYTSLDKLEAEVGHTLVNREGTPRLTSVGELFLVEARATVAAAPPPAPKTVAPAGGKAKASKGKGRAPIVKGQPKPYKKRQGR
- a CDS encoding DHA2 family efflux MFS transporter permease subunit, with the translated sequence MSAVDTGSIATPPAAAAQGGEIARSDMRVIWLLLVAAFVAILNETTMGIAIPHLNVDLGIPPELGQWLTSAFMLTMAVVIPTTGFILQRFTTRQVFIAAMISFSLGTLVALVAPGFEILLAGRVIQAAGTGIMMPLLMTTIMNVVPPQSRGRMMGRVGLVISLAPAIGPTLAGAVLETLHWRALFAIILPIALISLFMGAKWMTNLGETRVVPLDVLSIPLAALGFGGIVFGLSQFGGEGGSGETTGIIALVVGAVALALFVWRQLLLQRVDDALLDLRVFRSANFTFAVIIMTILALSMFGTLTLLPQYLQNVAGLNALESGLILLPGSVLMGLLGPVMGRVYDARGTRPLLIPGTVLVSAALFYYSTVGEHTVWWVLIIVQAAMSVGLAMSFTPLFSASLGSLQRSLYSHGSAVLNTLQQVGGAAGVAVLTVTYSAILHAGEAEGLPTAVAGAPGARMAFLIAAIISLAAVALSAFVRKPADDAGAVHGGH